Below is a genomic region from Vibrio mimicus.
AGCTGTTGACTCATTAATAATGGTGTTCTCATGCTCAGTTTTCTCGTCTGTTTAGCATTAGCCCAAAAACACGCCTAGGCCTTCACTGTTTTTTGTTTATTCCATGCAATTAAAATGACCGCCGGAAGGTTCATCAGCACACCATATAATAAAGGCGTTAATGCCAATTCGGGTTGCTGAAGTTGGACAATCGCGACAAAAATTGCAGTGCCCGCGTTTTGTATCCCCACTTCAATGGCAAAGGTTTTGGTTAGTTTCGCATCACCAGACAGAAGCTTAGCGCAAACCACCCCAAGCCCCATGCCTAAGAGGCAAAGCAGCAGTACCATTAATGCGGCAACGGAAAATAGCTGTGTAAAAACGGGGGTATTCGCCGCCAGAGTCACGGCAACGGTAAAGAACAATGCCCACAACGCCGTTTTTCCGGCGAATGCCGAGAACTGGTGAAAGCGCACATCTTTGCAGAAATGGTGTAACAACATGCCCAAAGTGACAGGCAACAGAGTCACGACCATCAGCTGTAAGATGGCGGTTTTTAAAGGAATGATCGTAGAGACATCGGTTAGCACCAGAGGTAATAGCAACGGCAAACTGAAAGGAATAATTAAGCTACTCACAGCCGTCATCGTGATCGAAAGTGCCGCATCCCCTCCTGCTAAGTGGCTAATCGCATTTGATGATGCCCCACCCGGAGCCAAAGCTAAAATCCACAATCCAACGGCCACCACTTCTGGCAAAGCGAAAGTATGGATCAGCAGATAAGCGATAAGTGGTAACCCAACCAGCTGCGCGGTAAGCCCAAGGGCAATTTTGCCTGGGTATTCACTCACTCGCTTGAAGTCTGCCACTGATAAGGTAATACCGACACAAAACATCATCCAAGCGAGCGCGATAGGAAGCCCAATTGTTAACATTAATTGCGCCATACTGTCCCCCTTCAGGTTTGCTTTTTCACAAAATTTGAATGTTATTGGGTAAAAACATCAGCAAAACTACCGGATTAAGAGGGAATTGCAATCTTCATAAAAACAAAGAGTGCCTTTTGGCACTCCTCTCAATCAGATTTCAAACATCAAACTACCCGGAGCCAAGAATGGCCAGCGTAGGACGCTCGGGCTACTTTGCCCTTCACTGGCAAAGAAATAGCCCACTTGTGGTGTGGCGAAGACTTGATCGCCGCGACTCAAGCGCTTTTCGCTTAAAGAGCGATGTGAAAGTTTGGCTTCCCACAGCTCTTGGCTTTGCCAACCGACAGGCGCTAACTCAACGCGCACTTCTGCCCCAACCGGGTTAATCGAGACCACTTCAAACGGCAATGAGGCTTGGCTGTTCTCTTTATCTGACAGCGCCAACTCATGGCTGCGCACATACAGCAAACCACTTTGACGCGTCGCGTCACTCTCTGGTGGCTGAATAAAGGCAGAGCCATTGACCCACTGGCCATTTTGCCACTCACCCGCAAACTGATTAACGTTCCCAAAGAAATCAAACACAAAGCGGCTATTGGGCTGAGCGTAAAGCTCAACGGGTGAATCAATCTGCTCAATGCGGCCATTGCTCATCACCACTACGCGATCGGAAAGCTCCAACGCTTCATCCTGATCGTGAGTCACAAACACACTGGTAAAGCCTAACTCATCATGCAGACTGCGCAGCCAACGGCGCAACTCTTTACGCACTTTGGCATCCAAAGCGCCAAACGGCTCATCCAACAGTAGCACTTCAGGTTGGGTTGCCAGTGCGCGAGCCAGAGCAATACGCTGTTTTTGACCACCAGAAAGCTGCTCTGGATAACGATGCGCCAAATGGCCAAGCTGTACGATTTCAAGCAGTTGCTTCACACGCTTTTGAATTTCCGCCGGATTTGGACGCTGAGCACGCTCCATCACCTGCAAGCCAAACGCTACGTTATCGGCCACCGTCATATGACGAAACAGCGCATAGTTTTGGAACAC
It encodes:
- a CDS encoding sulfate/molybdate ABC transporter ATP-binding protein, with the translated sequence MSIRLDNISKHFGQFQALAPLSLKIEDGEMIGLLGPSGSGKTTLLRIIAGLEGADSGTIHFRNRDVTNVHVRDRRVGFVFQNYALFRHMTVADNVAFGLQVMERAQRPNPAEIQKRVKQLLEIVQLGHLAHRYPEQLSGGQKQRIALARALATQPEVLLLDEPFGALDAKVRKELRRWLRSLHDELGFTSVFVTHDQDEALELSDRVVVMSNGRIEQIDSPVELYAQPNSRFVFDFFGNVNQFAGEWQNGQWVNGSAFIQPPESDATRQSGLLYVRSHELALSDKENSQASLPFEVVSINPVGAEVRVELAPVGWQSQELWEAKLSHRSLSEKRLSRGDQVFATPQVGYFFASEGQSSPSVLRWPFLAPGSLMFEI
- a CDS encoding bile acid:sodium symporter family protein; this encodes MAQLMLTIGLPIALAWMMFCVGITLSVADFKRVSEYPGKIALGLTAQLVGLPLIAYLLIHTFALPEVVAVGLWILALAPGGASSNAISHLAGGDAALSITMTAVSSLIIPFSLPLLLPLVLTDVSTIIPLKTAILQLMVVTLLPVTLGMLLHHFCKDVRFHQFSAFAGKTALWALFFTVAVTLAANTPVFTQLFSVAALMVLLLCLLGMGLGVVCAKLLSGDAKLTKTFAIEVGIQNAGTAIFVAIVQLQQPELALTPLLYGVLMNLPAVILIAWNKQKTVKA